The Mytilus edulis chromosome 5, xbMytEdul2.2, whole genome shotgun sequence genomic interval CGAACTCTAAAGGTGTTGCTATTTTGTTTAACTGCTCAACCGATTATATATTAAAGGAAAAAATTGCAGATGAAAACGGAAGGTATCTCATTCTAACTGTTGAAATTGATAacacagattttgtttttgtgaatTATTATGCACCGACCAAAAACTCTGAAAATGACCAAattgaatatattgaaaaattaaaaattttattaaatgaaaagtTAGAACAAAATCTCGTTTTGGGTGGAGATTTTAATACGATACTAAATCCATCTTTAGACAAAATGGGTGGTTCAAAATATAACACACCTGTCAAATATACGAGTAAATTAGAAGATTTTATAGAAGAGTTTGACTTATGTGATATTTGGAGGACAAAAAATGTTGACTCTAGATTATATACTTGGCGTCAAAGAACCCCGCTTATAcaatgtcgcttagatttttggttgATATCGAATTTTTTGTCAAGCAGTGTTACAAAAACATCCATTGTTCCGTCTATAAAATCTGATCATAGTCTTATCAAGTTGACACTGTCAGGCGAAAACTTTAGTGAGAGAGGTCCCGGTTTCTGGAAATTCAACTCGGGTTTATTGACAGACAAAGATTATGTGGATATAGTCAAAAATACTTTATCAGAATGTGatgataaatatcaaaatttagaaaataaaaatttaaaatgggaTACCATTAAAAGTGAAATAAGGGGCGCAACCGTCAAATAttccaaatataaaaacatgaaattgcGGGAAAGAGAGTCCAGTTTAAAAAAACGACAAGACGAAATTCAGAAAAATCTCTCtcgtacatatttagataaagatataaatacacTTTTAATTGAATTAGATATTGTTAAAGAAGATTTAGAGCAAATAGTAAATAATCAAACAAGAGGGGCTATTATACGATCACATGCCGAGCACTGCGAAGGCaatgaaagaaattcaaaatatttcttatcattagaaaaacgtaattataaaaataaatgtattaacaaaTTAGTTGTAAACGACATTGAAATATTGTCACAAGAAAAAATTCTAAACGAAGAGAGAAATTTCTACGAAAATCTGTACTCATCAAAAGAAGACCCTGATAAATATTCAGGTGATTCTAActtttttgatttaaattttattcctaaGCTAACAGATCTGGAAAAGGATATATGCGATGCAGATATTTCAGAATCTGAGtgcgttaaagttttaaaaacatttaaaaataataaaagccctGGTACAGATGGGCTTACCGctgagttttacaaatttttctggattgatgtaaaaaaatatgttttggaaAGCTATGAATATTCCTTCGAGACCGGAACCCTCTCAATAGACCAAAGACGGGGTATTTTGACTCTTATTCCAAAGAAAGATAAAGATAGAACACTCTTGTCGAACTGGCGACCTCTTTCTCTCTTAAATTTTGATTACAAATTATTAGCCAAAGTTATTGCGGAaagaatgaaattatttcttcCGAAACTTATAGATCCGGATCAGACAGGATATGTGGCTGGTAGATATATTGGTGAAAATCTACGACTAATTGCTGATATTATATTGTTTACTACTTTAAAAAATTATCCAGGGCTTATATTACTAGTCGATTTCGAAAAGGCGTTTGATACGCTAGAatggaaatttattcaaaaagcattggcttgttttaattttggtaGCAAGTTCCGGAAATGGGTCTTAACTTTATACTCAAATATATCTAGTCTTGTCGTTAATAATGGATTTAGTTCTAGTCCGTTCAAAATTGAGAGAGGTGTTCGACAAGGGTGTCCtttgtctccttttttatttattttggccgtTGAACTGCTGGCAATAAATATTCGTAAGAACAACCATATATCAGGTATAAAAATTGGggatactgaaataaaaatttcacagttgGCTGATGATACCACTTGTTTTTTGAAAGATGTATTTTCTGCGCAAATTTTATTAGATTCCTTTAATGATTTTGAGAAGTGTTCAGGGTTAAAAGTCAATTTTTCGAAAACCGAAGCAACATGGATTggaagaaataaatttaacaaagaaggTTCCCTTCCTATTAAATGGACAGATGGTTTTAAAACCTTAGGTTTAAAATTTAACGCTTTTGATGAAATGGTTTGTTCTAACTTAGATACatgcatagaaaaaatggaatcaaTTATTAAAATGTGGAGGATCAGAAACCTTTCCTTGATCGGTAAAATCGTAATTCTTAAATCACTTGCAATATCGAAGCTTATTTATGTCATTTCATCTACACATGTACCAAGATCTTATGTAATTAAAATACAAAGGGACATTAATAACTTTTTATGGAATGATAGTACTCCGAAAGTTAAATCGGAAGTTATTCAAAAGTCTCCTAGCGAGGGGGGACTGAAAGCACCAAATTTTGAAGTACAGCTGTTATCCTTTCGTATCATGTGGGTAAAACGATTTTTGTCAGAACATGACTCTAAATGGAAACATGTTTCTAAAGCATTCTTCTCCCTTTTTGATTTAGAGGACTTATTTATGAGCAGATGtgaatttgagtttttaaatttaaaagcacctcttttttatatagaagtgcTATCTGCTTGGAAACGTTTCAAGGGTATTTTCATCCCGTTAAATGCATTTCatgttagaaaagaatttatttggttcaatccGTTTATCAAGGTTAACAGAACGAGTATTTTTTACAGATCTTGGTACACGAAAGGCATAAGGTTCATTAATGATATTGTAGATGATAAAGGCGAATTTTTGTCTCATGAcgctattaacaaaaaatataatttgaatgttACTTTTGTAGACATTCTTTCTATTAAACTTGCTATACCACGTGACTGGAAAGATTTGTTATTACAACAACACATGTCACCTAAGAGCAACTCTTTTGGATTCGTTTTTgagcatgagaataaaaaaatgccTATTAGCAAATTATATACTaaagatgtatattcactttttatcgatcgggtaagtgtttctcctatttcacaacaaaggtgggaagaaagttttaatatagaaattagtgacgaaaggtggaacaatatttattcactagcttttaaatgtactattgaaagcaaactacaagcttttcaatataaagtgttacacagaatagtctcacataattatctccttgaaaaatataaactttctttaactaatgagtgtgccagttgtaaagaaatagaaactatagagcataaattttttgaatgtatAGAAATAAAACGATTTTGGAGAGAATTTTCTAATTGGTGGCATTTAGTTTTTGgagtaaaattttttttaaataaagacagtGTCATTTTTGGTATATTGAATTCTGATAACTTAGTGTTAaactattgtattttacaggcaaaatattacattcattatGTAAAGTACACACAATTAGACAGATTGTTTATATCTGTGCAAGCTTttctcaaatttttgaaaagacgtctggagatattagaatatttatatctttctaaAGACAAGCACGAGTCATTTGTCGACAGATGGGGGGAATTTATGgaagttattaattaaattttattctcGATATGatcatgtatatttaatgtattccaaagtatctTTTACTTGTATCATATACCGATTATTCACATCAtttacttgtatttgtttttactatGTCTTATTCGTAAAATATCAATAGTATGACTATGCCATATGTCAATcacttatatattgtaaaaatgtatgtatgtatgtatgcactgtagcttgaacaccaaaaagatcaataaaaaataaaaaaaaagattacttCCAGTTGTGGCTAGGTTCGTTTTGCTCAATAATTTGTATTCTATGTAGTGTTTTATAAGTTGTTGTCTTAATAATTCGTCTTTTTAATCTGGAAAGGGTTCAGATAGTTTGATTAGTATTTTCTCCCTCTTCttgattaaatattatattgtaccttttttatgtaatatatataaaccAGTTATTTCTGCAAGTTGTAAACCAGTAAGTACTACCACCACAGCCATTAATATTGAATTTACCTCTGTTAAACTttctaaaataaatcaaaatataaagatttagATATATAAGTGATATACATTAATTGAACTGATTAAAACGAAAGGAAGCGAAGGCAACATTTGAAATAACTTTCTTCTCATCCTGTTTTAAATGCTAGTGTCAGAGACAATTTTTGTCTTGTTCGttaattttttcttatttcattttctCTTCTGACATTTCTActcaattcaaattcaaatctTTGATAAAAAGTATTAGtagcaaatgattatgatcagTCATCTAAAACTTCCTACGAACAACTTATCAACATTTTTTCTGGTAAAACATTataagatttattgtaaaatggGTTTTTACAATGACATTTATTTGCATTAAACTGTCGgtttccagaaaaaaaacccgATCGTTTTCTATCCTACGTTTATGAACTTAATgcgtctttttgtaattttatgagAGAGTTAAAACTTTGACtgcaatacattttgtatgaatcgCTGAATACTAAAACTGTGCAAAAAATCAAAGCTATTTCCAccctaaaattgaaaaaaaaatcacttattttaATAACATTGATATGGTACAGCTATAAAATTACAAGTTATgtcaaaatttgtcatttgtttatatttgttctCCTATGCGTTGCTGTGACATTGTCATGAGAAGCACATGCTATCACAAATGTtgtaatttattgaaaaataagaTATACTTTTGGAGTGCCTCCCGATTgttgtcagccaatcaaaagTATTGATTCTTATGGAACATACATTTGTAGAtgtaaatgttattattttaatgGCGTGCATCAACAGGGATAAAATGAATTGATTCTGTTTTGTGTTGGCATATTAAAGTGTATTTTATTCTATTTGTTATCTTTGTAGGCTGTATAGAGTTACATTTCTTCTCTTATCATAAGTCTTATATTTTGATCGATTGTGTGGTTATGCTCATAGCTTGGACACTTACTCTCTTGATACCAACACTTTTGAATCTTTTTACAGATGTTGCATTGACTGCAAATTATGCTTATTAAAAGGGGACGCACTTGGTCTCACTTTGCTTGTATTGGAtacttttctgattttttttaacttcctTTACATGTATGTCTATTAATTCCATTTCtaattcattttaatatatatCCACTTACAATTGTCGTATGcattataaatttaatattaaaacataagTCAGCATCAAATGTGGTTAGATGGAATACTTCTCTAAtaataaaatatctgaatattACCTTTTTCTTTCTCAATGCTAGATGTTTTATGGTTATATTTAGTAGAAGTAGTATCTATCTTTGTCGTTGGCATTGTCGTGGAAGTTGTAGTGGTAAAGTCTGTTGAGGAAATTACATTCATTAACAGAATCATCCAGATTTCATCTCATCATCAATATCGTTTAATatggaaataaatataaaaaagaagaggccttatgtgtaaaataattatatgacATGGATCATAATTTAGACTGTAGACATTTAGTGTGTTCAAATTTAAGGAGCTTTCTGGATTTTTCTCTTTCCAGGAAGCATCAgtcaaaaacttttaaaactcATGGACGTATGAATATTTATGTTTTGCATTATCCTCTCAATTTCAGTTTTTGCATTGTACGTCTTCTgggttcaaaataaaaaaaaatggatacaaGACACATTATCAGTCCATacactgaaaaatatatataaaacaacacAAACGCAAAGGAACAAACTTTAATTGCTGTTCaacatcaaaatgtaaaataaggCCTTCAACATGAAGAAAGAAGTCTCACTTTACTACCAGTTTAAGACGACCTCCTAAACCGGCTAATAATTTATGAGCCAAAAGAAGCTGAATTGAATGCATAACATATCTATGTCTCCGAATGAAAAAGTTCTTATCCTTTcgtaatcaaaccaaaaataaatgtatattctCTGTTTAAAAGGAAATGTTGGAAGTAATTTAAATATAGTCCACTTATAAAACGAAAAGAGAATATTTTTGGTAGAGCTATTCAAAATGCCGTAATATATTACAGTATTCGATCATTTAaggtattaatgcaaatgaggAACATTGAAGTTCTACGTTCGACTATAGGCTACAATATTTTCCTGTGTAATACCACaggaaattatttattataaatcttTTTGTTTGATAAACCCGAGTGGATGGCTCATTTCTGCTGCCAGTTTTGAATTATTGTAAATACCGCGGAAGCTTTATTCGAGTTGTAGGATCTAGCTTCAACTTGTGGGGATTTTGCTTCCCCTCGTTcgcttaaacttttttttttacttttgttaccaACACCTCCTTGTCAATATATCAAATGCCGGTGGTTTGTATCAACTTGCCAGACCGAGTGTACATTTTTTCTCGTGTGGAGGATTTCATTCCTACAGTATTTCCTGAACTACTAGTCATTCAAGAAATTTCAAAATTCAGTATAACGAAAATCATTTAAGAGTTTAGGAATAAAAGCAGGTATTCTGTAACTAAGAACATAGTGGAATTGTTATGGAAATTTTACCAAACAAAATGTTAACATCAATCAAAACAGGAAAGATAAAAAGGTTCATGCCATAAGCATATTTGcagaaaaatgaagaaaacattATACAACTATTTGTACTTCCCTATAACTAAACGTTAATTTGTGTCCTTTGAAACTGTATATTCTGTTTCAGTAAACACAACATTATTGATCCCTCTCTTCTCTTCCATTCTATGTgcgtgtgtttgtgtgtgtgtgtttgggCTAGGGTTGGTAAGTGGTTTGTAAATACTCACCTATTTGTATGTGTATATAGGTGTTCATGTTGAATGTCCGTCTATTAAAACTGTTTTGTGCTACACATATGTAGTTATCTGTTTTATCAACCACAACATCGTTGatatgtgtgtgtgtttgtttactCACCTATTTGTATGTGTATAGAGTTATTCATGTTAAATGTTTGTCCATTAAAACTGTTTTGAGCCACACATATGTAGTTATCTGTTTCACCAACCACAACATTATTGATGATATATGTAGGACCAGTCCCTAGCGTCACACTGGTGTTGGATTCTTTGTACCAAGTATAACCTGTGTTTATTACAGCAGGATTTCCATCTGATGAGCACATCAGAGTTATGGGTCCTGCTCCTTCGGAAAATGTTGGATTGCTGGGCGACTTTGATAGTTGTACATTCCTTACACTATCTATAGAACAAATAAAGAGAAACACATAATAATACTTGAACAAATTTACCAACAACTATTTATAATTTCATGCACAATGTTTTTTGGGAACAATCTCtccttatatcatttttatatactgtgaaagtactttaattcgtgggtatcaattttcgtggtttgatcaacatttacatgttcgtgggtttttaattTCCTGGAATTtagtttttcttaaaaaataaaaattaaaaaattgaagacCTTAGAAACGAAGGTCACAAGTCTGGATTGAagaaaattgcaaagtaaacattgccCATGAGTGATCACACAAATTAACCGatataaagtgatcaacagattaaagaccatcaaaggtgttaattagtaATAGTAAATGTTCAATGAttagttaatattgatattaaaagacctcCGAACAAAAAGGGGTGTTCAGATTTGAACAGCTCTTTTTGTGAGGAGGTCTgttaatgtcaatattaacttaatcattgaacttttactgacttacaaaccgtcaaaatagaaaagtacataaaaagcactTGCAGAAACCTAATTCCCCTGAACTGGACGAGTCTAAGTATGTTCAacttaaatgatagttaaacagtACTCAGACTGATATATACAATTTACAGTTACCAAATTGAAATGCAAACGGACCGATTTAATGACAttacattatataaatatttattaatgataaaaaaattagcatctaaataacaccaaatgatagttttacaacATTAGGAgtaaatttatatttctttagccaacttttcaaaataacgatttcttatttaataaatcaggcAATCAAAACCCTATATAGACCTCATTTATAACTGACCAATGAATATTCTGACCAACAACTTCATGCtatatatacttgatgtttttgatctgtcagtaatcatgaaatagaTTCGGAAAGATCAGACCTTagaaaacagtaagtaaactctTCCAACAATTAGCTTTTGAAACAGCTTGTTTCAGAACATCTAATCGGACAGACCTAGATGCATAATGTCCTTCACAATATTCATCCGGTAAATGTTCCTTTTGTTTCTGATTTGGCAATTTTCTACATTACGTTACATGCGAATGCAAAATAAGTAGTTTTGTCTATTCAGACCAATTAACTAATAGTTCttgctttatttgtgtttttaaaaaaaataaaaactatgcatgcaaacttcaatgaataaaaccgtATTAAACTAGGTTTCACTGGCCCGATCAAAACGTGAGAGGTGAGATATATTTGCAAGTTCAAtgcattatatgaaaacaaactctTTAATCTAGTCGTCCGTTATTACCTTATCATgtctaaatgaaacaaaaacacatgaaaaaactTTTATCTTTCTTAGTTTTATCCTTGCCTGACAAGAAATttgtaacgaataagtaacatataacaaacgtattataagcgaataagtaacgaataagtaacagggtataaaCCGAGCGCTTGAACTGGTACATCCGCCCTTATAGGGTTATATCATCTCTATGAactagggatggcaacgagtactcaagtactcgggtactcgctcggaagaccgagtactcgagtacagttttagtcCTCGGATATTCGTTTGCTTTTTATACATCTTGAGATAgttctcttcacatttccactcaATTTTAGTTCTGTTGAAATTTCTCCTTCGTAATactcaataaaataaattaataacatAACTATGTTTATCCTGAGGATACTATCTGTTATAGTACTACCAGCAACGTCCTTTCCTTTGGAGGGAATATTTTCATGTGCACTCCTTGTAACTGTAaccgaatttcattacaaaattgctcgtctccaccgggactcgaacccggtacctctgtgttacaaggcagcgcgctaaccgactgagctaaagaagtacttccttagctcaaccgctgtaacggctgactaagtatctactaagtttttctaagggaagcaatcccgtcacacttcCCCAACCTCAAGAGTCATTATACTCTATAATGATGAtatcttcatcttttttatatttatattttaacctgGCAAGGTAATTCTTCTAACCGTGGGTTATTATTGTTGGGCGccaatgtaaccggagagcacgaatttcattacaaaattgcttgtctccaccaGGACTCGAACCCggtacctctgtgttacaaggcagcgcgctaaccgtttgagctaaagaagtacttctttagctcaaccgcttacggctgacaAAGTATACTAagtttttctaagggaagcaatcccgtcacataacaaaaaaatagagagtttaacagtctttcgtctgaaattgttgaccagatcatatttTTAAACGAACACAAAATCAAAGTAACCTGCGGGGAACCCTACACAACTGATTGagacatttttaacggtgtttgtacacggatcaacacttccatggattaataattaactcatcacaagccgtaaaaacttacctttgtttgttaatcaagacttctgattggtatgagatgtatatttaaattaatttaattactctttttttaaagcttaactataattgtttaatttacaatttagagATATACGAAAGTATGAGAGCGACATTCAACcacaaaagttgaaaataaactaacaacgtcatggctaaagaaaaaaaagaaaatcagacaaacgatagtgcaaaaaaaaaaaccacagaaaaagtaatactgagcaacacgaaaaagcacaagtaatttgaagtccaatatcataattgttgttgacaaattttaaatagaCAAGTCgtgttataaaaaataccaactcCTCAGGAACAGTTGCTAAATATTTTGTCTACTTTGTCGAacttaaaatgcaaatattgttgatttttgcttataaaatattttgattttattgaaatttggttcATAAATacgtaaacaaacaataattgctattatgataggttatttgtaaAAACGGCAGtcgtttatttattgtttcattgacacaaaaAACAGAGGAGCAAGCTATGTTTGTAGTACGTTTGTATTTCGTCAATGtgtttatgaaaggtaataacaaaagcactgcatcccacctaaaatctaacttaaacttttcaatagacgtttaagattcatccgagtacttgcgagtactcgagtattatgaccgagtatccgagtattagatttcagatcttttgacatccctactATGAACTCATTGTTTCCTCccgagacatgaacacaattcaaaatcattttctaaaaggtgcaacgtataacaaacgtattataagcgaataggtaacgaataagtaacagggtattatccgagatctggaacgggtacatacgcgctaaaagGGTTatttctaagaacacattgttaccaccagagacatgaaacgatgtacaccctgctaacatgtttaaccccgcgacATATTGTCAGTATTTGCCTGTCCACAgtcaagagcctgaaattaagtagttatcgtttgtttttgtgttacatatttgtttttcgtttattttttttgtatatgaaataaggccgttagttttgttgtctgaattgttttacattgtcatgtcagggccttttatagctgattatgcggtatgggctttgctcatttttgaaggcggtaccgtgacctatagttgttgatttctgtatcattttggttgttgggagttatctcattggcaatcataccacatcttcttttttatacaagcGCTAAAACGGTGATTTCACCCCTTCGAACCAAGaaccatcttcaaacatacgaatataaagcagttaaaaggaaCAACGTATAAACAAACACatgtaaatatgtcataaaaaggtcattttacctcaacaaatttagaactattaccagagataagaatataaacaattaaaaagggggaaggatattaaaaatcgaataagtaacgaataaagaataaagaataagtgacgaataggtaacgaataaggaataaggaatcagtaacgaataggttacgaataagaaataaggaataaggaataagtaacgaataagtaacgaataaggaataagtaacgaacaagtaacgaataaggaataaggaataagtaaccaacttgacgacCATAATTTCATCgaccaaaatatttgtttataagaaTTAAAAGATTGATAGTTGTACAGTTTAGTTTGTTtgaagattaaatgggtataatcctgcctGCAGTTCTAGTTCATAGTGCCTTTTTCCTGTGACTACTATTATAGTATTCTCAGATTTTGCGATATTCAGTATATTCTGCAGATCAGATCGGAAGTCAaacctacatcatgtacatggggATCTTTTCATGTCTTGATTTGGCCAACGGTTGATTAATTTCTTTGGACACTTCAATTCGTGGATAaggtcatccacgaaaaccaagaaaattggTTCCCCACGACTAAAAGTACTTTTACAGTACCTTTacagaatgttttttttaatattaacattAATCAAATATCTCATACAGATATAGTATAGGCATACTTGAATTATGATTTGCTCTATAACAAAGGCTTTCCACAGctgtacatgtatgtctattCTTATATACTGTGAGTGATATTTGAAGCTTAAGCTTACAAAAGACAATTTCCCATGAGTTTCCACTCATATTGTTTCAAGCACTGTTAATATAGTGGTGTTTGTATAATCCCCATCATGCAAATAGCTTTCATTTGGGACTTTTCAACTCCCTTTAAATATTTAGCAACAATTTGTGACATAATGAGGATccatacaattaaacaaatgtaaattctttTCAAGTCTTCCTCATAAATTTTCGATCATTATTCATTAATCCTCATGATTAAAACTGTACACATGCAATGGAAGGAAACACatatattaaaaattatcaaataccCACTTACAATAAACATTTATGCGCTGAGTCTGATGATATGATAGCTCCTGTGGTACATCTTGATAAACAACCTGACATCTGACTACAGCATTATTATCTAGTTGGTACATCTTCAGTGTCAGCGAACTGGTACCATTAAATGTACAGGTTCCCGGCATCTGCACTGCTGTAGTGGTTTGTGATTCGTATGGTGTATCCTGTATAGTAACATCATTAGAGTTACGTCTATATCTCACCCATCTGAATTTGCCTTGAGGTTTGCCAACATTACCCGTACATGTAAAGACAACATTGTTTCCTTCTTCTATCCCAGCTGATGGTACATACGATGGTACACTGTCCGGTCGTTCTGGATTACctgtaatatatatgttaatacTTTAGTGAGAACTATATTATGTTTATATAATCTAGTTTCTAAATTGTTCGCATTTAAAGTATTGTAAATGATAATAAATGAACTAATgaatgagttgtctcattggcaatcatatcacatcttttttttataagtatcaagTTATTTGAATTGTACCCTAAAATTTACTTTATTTCCTTAATCTTCAAAAACCACATCAAAGGAGAAGTGCAAATGTTTTTTCTGTTCTTTGATTTTGTGTTACAAATAAATAACCaactaaaaatgtaaaatgtagCAAGACttgaataaaattaagaaaggatAAGGATACTTGTTATGTTTCTTGTAACATCTTGATTATTTGTTTCCGTTTCTTTTTCTTTCTCTCTGACATAACGAGTTACAAGTTTAAACTATGCTGTGGAAACGACATATTAATTAAGTTTagatttgatttaaaatatgtaggaattaaaTGAACCAAATGTGATATTTGAATTTGTAGTTCAGTACACGCATGGAATTCCCTTTCAAAAAagacaaaacgaaaaaaaacatatttgaatttttttttttggaattataTTAATACCTTGTGCGGAGGAAAATGTAATTGCCAGTTCATGTCGCGTGTGTTCAGTGCTGTCAAACAGCTATCGTatcagtt includes:
- the LOC139525233 gene encoding uncharacterized protein: MYTKSNPERPDSVPSYVPSAGIEEGNNVVFTCTGNVGKPQGKFRWVRYRRNSNDVTIQDTPYESQTTTAVQMPGTCTFNGTSSLTLKMYQLDNNAVVRCQVVYQDVPQELSYHQTQRINVYYSVRNVQLSKSPSNPTFSEGAGPITLMCSSDGNPAVINTGYTWYKESNTSVTLGTGPTYIINNVVVGETDNYICVAQNSFNGQTFNMNNSIHIQIDFTTTTSTTMPTTKIDTTSTKYNHKTSSIEKEKGWK